A single genomic interval of Prosthecodimorpha staleyi harbors:
- a CDS encoding ABC transporter permease, with protein MLRAIDNIWHLVLKEFASLAGDRVMLVLIFYAFSMAIVTVANGVKLEVSNASVAVIDLDRSPAVDRIVDAVRPPYFRAPVRVDAAGAEQGMDRGRYTFLLSFPPGFEADLLAGRKPEIGLTVDATAMTQAGNGVAYLREIVSTETARYLSAKGVEAGLPVGAVIRQAFNPNLDGVRYNAVMQLVNSITILSIILVGAAVIREREHGTIEHLLVMPVRPTEIALGKIIANGLVVLIAVFFAIEVVLRGVLDVPIAGSVPLFLAGTAVYLFATTALGIVLATLANSMPQLGLMAIPVFITMQLLSGAMTPLESMPKVLQEAMHVSPSVYFVQFSQAILYRGAGFEVVWFPLAMMAGIGAALLAFAVSRFRRMLEKSG; from the coding sequence ATGCTGCGCGCGATCGACAACATCTGGCATCTGGTTCTGAAGGAATTCGCCAGCCTCGCCGGCGACCGGGTCATGCTGGTGCTGATCTTCTACGCCTTCTCGATGGCCATCGTGACGGTCGCCAACGGCGTCAAGCTGGAAGTCTCCAATGCCAGCGTGGCGGTGATCGATCTCGACCGCAGCCCGGCCGTCGACCGCATCGTCGACGCCGTGCGCCCGCCCTATTTCCGGGCGCCGGTCAGGGTCGATGCCGCCGGCGCCGAACAGGGCATGGATCGCGGCCGCTATACCTTCCTGCTGTCCTTCCCGCCCGGCTTCGAAGCCGACCTGCTGGCCGGCCGCAAGCCGGAGATCGGCCTGACCGTCGACGCGACCGCCATGACCCAGGCCGGCAACGGCGTCGCCTATCTGCGCGAGATCGTGTCGACTGAGACCGCCCGCTACCTGTCCGCCAAGGGCGTCGAGGCGGGCCTGCCGGTCGGCGCCGTGATCCGCCAGGCCTTCAATCCCAATCTCGACGGCGTGCGCTACAACGCCGTCATGCAGCTGGTGAATTCGATCACCATCCTGTCGATCATCCTGGTCGGCGCGGCGGTGATCCGCGAGCGCGAGCACGGCACCATCGAGCATCTGCTGGTCATGCCGGTCCGGCCGACCGAGATCGCGCTCGGCAAGATCATCGCCAACGGGCTGGTCGTCCTGATAGCGGTCTTCTTCGCCATCGAGGTGGTGTTGCGCGGCGTGCTCGACGTGCCGATCGCCGGGTCGGTGCCGCTGTTCCTGGCCGGCACCGCCGTCTATCTCTTCGCCACCACCGCCCTCGGCATCGTGCTGGCGACGCTCGCCAATTCGATGCCGCAGCTCGGCCTGATGGCGATCCCGGTGTTCATCACCATGCAGCTCCTGTCCGGCGCCATGACGCCACTCGAAAGCATGCCGAAGGTGCTGCAGGAGGCCATGCACGTCTCGCCCTCGGTCTATTTCGTGCAATTCTCCCAGGCGATCCTCTATCGCGGCGCCGGCTTCGAGGTGGTCTGGTTCCCCCTCGCCATGATGGCCGGCATCGGCGCAGCCCTGCTCGCCTTCGCGGTCTCCCGCTTCCGCCGCATGCTCGAAAAGAGCGGCTGA
- the ppk2 gene encoding polyphosphate kinase 2, with the protein MDTTETINTPGEPVAAPVERVPDPTDPIGKAAAALAETEIPTVRTTRSERRDALRRAKEDPDAIRRVFETSIYPYSDRLTERAYEKQMEPLQVELLKAQNWIKATGQRIVILFEGRDAAGKGGTIKRFMEHLNPRGAQVVALEKPSERERAQWYFQRYIEHLPSAGEIVLFDRSWYNRAGVERVMGFCSPAEYLEFMRQAPLIEQMLVRSGIRLYKFWFSVTREEQRRRFEARRNDPLKQWKLSPIDLASLDKWDDYTEAKEAMFFYTDTADAPWTIIKSDDKKRARLNCLQHFLSTLDYDNRDEAVVVGADPLIVGSTAHVVRTADHILGKSLHPGSRRA; encoded by the coding sequence ATGGATACCACCGAAACGATCAATACGCCGGGCGAACCGGTCGCGGCACCGGTCGAGCGCGTGCCCGATCCGACCGATCCGATCGGCAAGGCCGCGGCGGCGCTTGCGGAGACCGAGATTCCGACGGTCCGCACCACCCGCTCGGAACGCCGCGACGCGTTGCGCCGGGCCAAGGAAGACCCGGATGCGATCCGCCGCGTCTTCGAGACCAGCATCTATCCGTATAGCGACCGGCTGACCGAGCGCGCCTACGAGAAGCAGATGGAGCCGCTCCAGGTCGAGCTCCTCAAGGCGCAGAACTGGATCAAGGCCACCGGACAGCGCATCGTGATCCTGTTCGAGGGTCGCGACGCGGCCGGCAAGGGCGGCACGATCAAGCGCTTCATGGAGCATCTCAATCCGCGCGGCGCGCAGGTCGTGGCGCTGGAGAAGCCGAGCGAGCGCGAACGGGCGCAGTGGTATTTCCAGCGCTATATCGAGCACCTGCCCTCGGCAGGCGAGATCGTGCTGTTCGACCGCTCCTGGTACAACCGCGCCGGCGTCGAGCGCGTGATGGGCTTCTGTTCCCCGGCCGAATATCTGGAATTCATGCGCCAGGCACCGCTGATCGAGCAGATGCTCGTGCGCTCCGGCATCCGCCTCTACAAGTTCTGGTTTTCGGTCACGCGCGAGGAGCAGCGCCGCCGCTTCGAGGCGCGCCGCAACGATCCGCTCAAGCAGTGGAAGCTGTCACCGATCGACCTCGCCTCGCTCGACAAGTGGGATGACTACACGGAAGCCAAGGAGGCGATGTTCTTCTATACCGACACCGCCGACGCGCCCTGGACGATCATCAAGTCCGACGACAAGAAGCGCGCCCGGCTGAACTGCCTGCAGCACTTCCTGTCGACGCTCGACTACGACAACCGCGACGAGGCGGTGGTGGTCGGCGCCGATCCGCTGATCGTCGGCTCGACCGCCCATGTGGTGCGCACCGCCGACCATATCCTCGGCAAGTCGCTGCATCCGGGCAGCCGGCGGGCGTGA
- the rpe gene encoding ribulose-phosphate 3-epimerase: MKPAIIAPSILSADFARLGEEVTAVIDAGADWIHFDVMDNHYVPNLTIGPMICKAIRPVTKAPIDVHLMVEPVDAMIEAFAEAGADWISFHPEASGHVDRSLDLIRRKGCKAGLVLNPATPVECLEWVMDRLDLILLMSVNPGFGGQAFISSALAKARRVRELIDASGRDIRLEIDGGVKTDNIGAVAAAGVDTFVAGSAIYGAPDYRAVIEAMRGEIAAARG; this comes from the coding sequence ATGAAGCCCGCCATCATCGCCCCCTCGATCCTCTCGGCCGATTTCGCCCGGCTCGGCGAGGAGGTGACGGCCGTCATCGACGCGGGGGCGGACTGGATCCATTTCGACGTGATGGACAACCACTACGTTCCGAACCTGACCATCGGGCCGATGATCTGCAAGGCGATCCGGCCGGTCACCAAGGCGCCGATCGACGTGCATCTGATGGTCGAGCCGGTCGATGCCATGATCGAGGCCTTCGCGGAGGCCGGCGCCGACTGGATCAGCTTCCATCCGGAAGCCTCGGGCCATGTCGACCGCTCGCTCGACCTGATCCGGCGCAAGGGCTGCAAGGCCGGCCTGGTGCTCAATCCGGCCACCCCGGTCGAGTGCCTGGAATGGGTCATGGACCGGCTCGACCTGATCCTCTTGATGTCGGTCAATCCCGGCTTCGGCGGCCAGGCCTTCATTTCGTCCGCGCTCGCCAAGGCGCGCCGGGTGCGCGAACTGATCGACGCCTCGGGCCGCGACATCCGGCTGGAGATCGACGGCGGCGTGAAGACCGACAATATCGGCGCGGTCGCCGCAGCCGGCGTCGACACCTTCGTGGCCGGCAGCGCGATCTACGGCGCGCCGGACTACCGCGCCGTGATCGAGGCGATGCGCGGCGAGATCGCCGCCGCGCGCGGCTGA
- the fba gene encoding class II fructose-bisphosphate aldolase (catalyzes the reversible aldol condensation of dihydroxyacetonephosphate and glyceraldehyde 3-phosphate in the Calvin cycle, glycolysis, and/or gluconeogenesis) has protein sequence MPLVSLRQLLDHAAENGYGLPAFNVNNLEQVRAIMAAADETKSPVILQASAGARKYAGDAFLRHMIQGAIETYPTIPIVMHLDHGAAPPVCFSAIENGFTSVMMDGSLQADGKSVADYEYNVDVTRTVVESAHAQGVSVEGELGVLGSLETMKGDKEDGHGAEGTMTREQLLTDVDQAADFVAKTQVDALAIAIGTSHGAYKFTKRPTGEVLAISRIKEIHARIPNTHLVMHGSSSVPQELLAEIRQYGGELKETYGVPVEEIQEGIKHGVRKVNIDTDLRLAMTAAIRRVMFVNKGEFDPRKYLSEGIKAMTKVCVARFEAFGTAGQAEKIKAITLTDMAARYADGSLKQVVN, from the coding sequence ATGCCGCTCGTTTCCTTGCGCCAACTGCTCGACCATGCCGCCGAGAACGGCTACGGCCTGCCGGCCTTCAACGTGAACAACCTGGAGCAGGTCCGCGCGATCATGGCGGCGGCGGACGAGACCAAGTCGCCGGTCATCCTGCAGGCCTCGGCCGGCGCGCGCAAATATGCCGGCGACGCCTTCCTGCGCCACATGATCCAGGGCGCCATCGAGACCTATCCGACCATCCCGATCGTGATGCATCTCGACCACGGCGCCGCGCCGCCGGTCTGCTTCTCGGCGATCGAGAACGGCTTCACCTCGGTGATGATGGACGGCTCGCTGCAGGCCGACGGCAAGTCGGTCGCCGACTACGAATACAACGTCGACGTGACCCGTACCGTGGTCGAGAGCGCCCATGCGCAGGGCGTCTCGGTCGAAGGCGAACTCGGCGTGCTCGGCTCGCTGGAGACCATGAAGGGCGACAAGGAGGACGGTCACGGCGCCGAGGGCACCATGACCCGCGAACAGCTCCTGACCGATGTCGACCAGGCGGCCGATTTCGTCGCCAAGACCCAGGTCGATGCGCTGGCCATCGCGATCGGCACCTCGCACGGCGCCTACAAGTTCACCAAGCGCCCGACCGGCGAGGTGCTGGCCATCTCGCGCATCAAGGAAATCCACGCCCGCATCCCCAATACCCATCTGGTGATGCATGGCTCGTCCTCGGTGCCGCAGGAACTGCTCGCCGAGATCCGCCAGTATGGCGGCGAGCTCAAGGAGACCTACGGCGTGCCGGTCGAGGAGATCCAGGAGGGCATCAAGCACGGCGTGCGCAAGGTCAATATCGACACCGACCTGCGCCTCGCGATGACCGCCGCCATCCGCCGCGTGATGTTCGTCAACAAGGGCGAATTCGATCCGCGCAAGTATCTTTCCGAGGGCATCAAGGCGATGACCAAGGTCTGCGTCGCCCGCTTCGAGGCCTTCGGCACCGCCGGCCAGGCCGAGAAGATCAAGGCCATCACTCTCACCGACATGGCCGCCCGCTATGCCGACGGCTCGCTGAAGCAGGTCGTGAACTGA
- a CDS encoding BON domain-containing protein has translation MKDPRYPYALDIGTEVCGYRILEVLGAGGFGITYKAFNDVTHKTVAIKEFYVRDLASRSGSAVLVDTAISEGTYEYALQKFQDEAKAVVNRLSHPYVVRGENFLRWNNTCYLVMEYVEGVTLEQWLIGHAEPPDEAGLKPLFEKIFDAVDHVHDADTMHRDLTPRNIMVRPNGDPLLIDFGAAGQGLDRERSAKTVAQMRYAPPEQADIDLPARHGRYTDIYSLGAVLYRAVTGAPPVASVNRIMRMGRGGGSGDPYLPVAEAVADPGRYSVAFLNGIDQALRIDERERPQSIAALREALGWARGPVVAVPAEFERPDILGASPATTGPEPGPDGDAVAAAVAPSDNVRVAPATARPPTVTRPGQGPATGEGPERRAPIGLIAAALAGLLVVGGVLFSLFGPKDDPGPAPGTYGFVALRDGGAVRLIGYAPGEAERQAFQDAVVRGIAGIQVTSDVKVAPGAPAGYAETVRQLLGGLADLSSGSVKVQGRDAVIEGAAISPEGYARLMRDFARPLPGGWQARLSVRAPAVASYRFQIDLDPGRVAISGFVPDEAVQARILDAVRRAVPGQAVHDETRIASGNGPAFVDLALFGAGKLAELSLGRVTVAGDELQVDGRARSTESYAVLKSATVPAGRLVSTIRPPLVQPFDLAFVIEGDRLAVTGYVPNEEAKSAVSAAAKRAAGGRTVRDDTQIADGAPPDFLAAVRFAADLTPRLVRGRIALSGKSLTVDGQVASPGDFMVLSRALQVPVSDRLPPGFVIDRNSVSPPLISPYVWTATLGASGLKLAGYVPSEAVRQELAAAATAALGTTPIQDDLQIAEGAPPAFPALARLALAQLPRLGTTVRLAIEDGKLTVEGTATSPDAYAAAMRDLGKALPGNAVGQIAGLIPAGISPFTWSADANVARLRLGGYVASEAQRTALVEAARRFAPQGNVVDQMLIAAGAPAGFGDAALYALSRMADTADPKASVTGRNVRLEGRARSFDAFMLALQKNREPVPGGGNLIFEVRPPAAAPYEWSATADGQALVLSGFVPSAEARTELAELAARVGRGRTVRDETRVADGAPAEFMAAARFLAGEAGRLMKGRASLRDQAAALDGQAYAPSDYEDLRRSASALPAGFRHRNWSIEPAHVAPFAWTVAVAHGAVRLTGFVPSEAVRRDIAGAGTNVFGDGAVKDETLIAAGAPDAFTGMARWALNQAGRLAEGRITVEDGNIAVEGTVATPEAHAALLRDLARPPTGSGIARTALSPAPVAAYQFGAELTGTRVRFTGYVPDNETRLQLIETLRRNAPNLTVADDTRPAGGAPAGFAETLGAALADFAELGEARLTLADGVVRLYGRARSGEAFQALAAVSRSGVAGMRLERTIRPPLAAPFDWVLSIDPGAIVVTGSVPDAGVRTELAAALAPAAGGRNLKDETRIADGAPPAFAEAVRFAAELAPRLARGRITLSERNLSIDGQSLDPDAFEALRNAVNGPLPADFRLLRFSVNAPVVSPYTWQMTRSGGEIRLTGYVPTEALRRDLLAAAGQVAGARVVDDLQVGDGAPDRFAELARTMTAQAARLEVGTVALRDTAISVDATAATPEGYAAVLQDLGGWLPGGAKARLDLKPARVAPYVWNAKVERWVVRLTGFVPSDEERKRVIEGLKASLPRGIEIRDDTRIAAGAGPDFEAALRFAIRRAGELADGTLSISDASVKVTGTARNADSFRAYNEAIRVAALPDGVLLDSNVEAPRGSDKAPTPAPVRTERPAVDPRPSSEPRPTPDRQPADRQVYDRPPGVDPRLVRPNGPTPPAGIGARPAPPPPGGARPGGPPPGEGPFYCFFNRC, from the coding sequence ATGAAAGATCCGCGGTATCCCTACGCCCTCGATATCGGCACGGAAGTGTGCGGCTACCGGATTCTGGAGGTGCTGGGCGCCGGCGGATTCGGGATCACCTACAAGGCCTTCAACGACGTCACCCACAAGACGGTGGCGATCAAGGAGTTCTATGTCCGCGATCTCGCTTCGCGCAGCGGCTCGGCGGTGCTGGTCGATACCGCGATCAGCGAAGGCACGTATGAATATGCCCTGCAGAAGTTCCAGGACGAGGCCAAGGCGGTCGTCAATCGGCTGAGCCACCCCTATGTCGTCCGGGGCGAGAACTTCCTGCGCTGGAACAACACCTGCTATCTGGTCATGGAATATGTCGAGGGCGTCACCCTCGAGCAATGGCTGATCGGCCATGCCGAGCCGCCGGACGAGGCCGGACTGAAGCCGCTGTTCGAGAAGATCTTCGACGCGGTCGACCATGTCCATGATGCCGATACCATGCATCGGGATCTGACCCCCCGAAACATCATGGTGCGGCCGAACGGCGATCCGCTGCTGATCGATTTCGGGGCCGCCGGCCAGGGGCTCGACCGGGAGCGCTCGGCCAAGACCGTCGCCCAGATGCGCTATGCGCCGCCCGAGCAGGCCGATATCGACCTGCCGGCCCGGCACGGCCGCTACACCGACATCTATTCGCTCGGCGCGGTGCTCTATCGGGCCGTCACCGGTGCGCCCCCGGTTGCGTCCGTCAACCGCATCATGCGCATGGGCCGCGGTGGCGGCAGCGGCGACCCGTATCTGCCGGTCGCGGAGGCTGTGGCCGATCCCGGGCGTTATTCGGTCGCCTTTCTGAACGGCATCGACCAGGCACTGCGGATCGACGAGCGCGAGCGGCCGCAGAGCATCGCGGCGCTGCGCGAGGCTCTCGGCTGGGCACGGGGGCCGGTTGTCGCGGTGCCGGCGGAATTCGAGCGTCCCGACATTCTCGGCGCGTCGCCTGCGACGACGGGGCCGGAGCCGGGGCCAGACGGCGACGCCGTGGCTGCGGCGGTCGCGCCGTCCGACAATGTACGCGTGGCGCCGGCGACCGCCCGGCCCCCGACGGTGACGAGGCCAGGCCAGGGACCCGCCACCGGGGAGGGGCCGGAGCGGCGTGCGCCGATCGGCCTGATCGCGGCGGCGCTCGCCGGCCTCCTGGTCGTCGGCGGGGTGCTGTTCTCCCTGTTCGGGCCGAAGGACGATCCGGGTCCGGCGCCGGGGACATACGGTTTCGTGGCCCTGCGCGACGGCGGCGCCGTGCGGCTCATCGGCTATGCGCCCGGCGAGGCGGAGCGTCAGGCCTTCCAGGATGCGGTGGTGCGCGGCATCGCCGGCATCCAGGTGACGAGCGACGTCAAGGTGGCGCCCGGTGCTCCGGCCGGATATGCCGAGACCGTCCGGCAATTGCTCGGCGGCCTCGCGGATCTCTCCTCGGGCTCGGTCAAGGTGCAGGGCCGGGATGCGGTCATCGAGGGGGCGGCGATCTCGCCCGAGGGCTATGCCCGGCTGATGCGCGACTTCGCGCGACCGCTGCCGGGCGGCTGGCAGGCCCGCCTCTCGGTGCGCGCGCCTGCCGTGGCCAGCTACCGCTTCCAGATCGACCTCGATCCCGGCCGCGTGGCGATCAGCGGCTTCGTGCCCGACGAGGCGGTGCAGGCACGCATTCTCGATGCCGTACGCCGCGCGGTTCCCGGCCAGGCCGTGCATGACGAGACGCGCATCGCGTCGGGCAACGGCCCGGCCTTCGTCGACCTCGCCCTGTTCGGAGCCGGCAAGCTGGCGGAGCTGTCGCTCGGTCGCGTCACCGTCGCCGGTGACGAGTTGCAGGTCGACGGCCGCGCGCGCAGCACGGAATCCTATGCGGTGCTGAAGTCCGCCACCGTCCCGGCCGGCCGCCTCGTCTCGACCATCCGGCCGCCCCTGGTGCAGCCCTTCGACCTCGCCTTCGTGATCGAGGGCGACCGGCTCGCGGTGACCGGATATGTTCCGAACGAAGAGGCGAAAAGCGCCGTCTCGGCGGCCGCGAAGCGGGCTGCCGGCGGCCGCACCGTGCGCGACGATACCCAGATCGCCGACGGCGCGCCGCCGGACTTCCTGGCCGCCGTGCGTTTTGCCGCCGATCTCACGCCGCGCCTTGTCCGCGGGCGGATCGCGCTGTCGGGCAAGTCGTTGACGGTCGACGGCCAGGTCGCCTCGCCCGGCGACTTCATGGTTCTGTCGCGGGCGCTCCAGGTGCCGGTTTCCGATCGCCTGCCGCCGGGCTTCGTGATCGACCGGAATTCGGTCTCCCCGCCGCTGATCTCGCCCTATGTCTGGACCGCGACGCTCGGCGCAAGCGGGTTGAAGCTCGCCGGCTACGTTCCGTCCGAGGCGGTTCGCCAGGAACTGGCCGCCGCCGCGACGGCCGCCCTCGGCACCACGCCGATCCAGGACGACCTGCAGATCGCTGAGGGCGCCCCGCCGGCCTTTCCGGCGTTGGCGCGACTGGCGCTTGCGCAGTTGCCGCGCCTCGGCACGACCGTGCGTCTGGCGATCGAGGACGGCAAGCTGACCGTCGAAGGCACGGCAACGAGCCCCGACGCCTATGCGGCCGCCATGCGCGACCTGGGCAAGGCATTGCCCGGCAATGCGGTCGGACAGATCGCCGGCCTGATCCCGGCCGGCATCTCGCCCTTCACTTGGAGTGCGGATGCCAATGTGGCGCGGCTGAGGCTGGGCGGCTATGTCGCGAGCGAGGCGCAACGGACCGCCCTGGTCGAGGCGGCGCGCAGGTTCGCCCCGCAGGGCAATGTCGTCGATCAGATGCTGATCGCCGCCGGGGCGCCGGCCGGCTTCGGAGATGCCGCGCTCTATGCCCTCTCGCGCATGGCCGACACGGCCGATCCGAAGGCTTCGGTGACCGGGCGCAACGTTCGGCTTGAAGGCCGCGCGCGCAGTTTCGATGCCTTCATGCTGGCCCTGCAAAAGAATCGCGAGCCGGTGCCGGGCGGCGGCAACCTGATCTTCGAGGTGCGGCCGCCGGCTGCGGCACCGTACGAATGGAGCGCGACGGCCGACGGTCAGGCCCTGGTCCTGTCAGGGTTCGTGCCATCAGCCGAGGCCAGGACCGAGCTTGCCGAACTGGCCGCCCGGGTCGGGCGCGGCCGGACGGTTCGCGACGAGACCCGGGTTGCCGACGGCGCCCCGGCCGAATTCATGGCCGCGGCCCGTTTCCTGGCCGGTGAGGCCGGCCGCCTGATGAAGGGCCGGGCCAGCCTGCGCGACCAGGCGGCCGCTCTGGACGGCCAAGCTTACGCGCCGTCCGACTACGAGGACCTGCGCCGGTCCGCCAGCGCCTTGCCGGCCGGGTTCCGCCATCGCAACTGGTCGATCGAACCGGCCCATGTCGCGCCTTTCGCCTGGACGGTTGCGGTCGCTCACGGCGCGGTGCGCCTGACCGGCTTCGTGCCCTCCGAGGCGGTGCGCCGGGACATCGCGGGAGCCGGCACGAATGTGTTCGGCGACGGCGCGGTCAAGGACGAGACGCTGATCGCCGCCGGCGCGCCGGACGCCTTCACCGGCATGGCGCGCTGGGCGCTGAACCAGGCGGGGCGGCTCGCCGAGGGACGGATCACTGTCGAGGACGGCAACATTGCCGTGGAGGGCACCGTTGCCACGCCCGAAGCCCATGCCGCCTTGCTGCGCGATCTCGCCCGCCCGCCGACCGGCTCGGGCATCGCGCGCACCGCGCTGAGCCCTGCGCCGGTGGCCGCCTATCAGTTCGGCGCCGAGTTGACCGGCACCCGCGTCCGCTTCACCGGCTACGTTCCGGACAACGAGACCCGCCTTCAGCTGATCGAGACGCTCCGCCGCAACGCGCCGAATCTGACGGTCGCCGACGATACCCGGCCCGCCGGCGGCGCGCCGGCCGGCTTCGCCGAGACGCTCGGGGCGGCCCTGGCGGATTTTGCGGAACTCGGCGAGGCGCGGCTGACTCTTGCCGACGGCGTCGTCCGCCTGTACGGGCGGGCGCGCAGCGGCGAGGCCTTCCAGGCGCTTGCCGCGGTCTCGCGCTCCGGTGTCGCGGGGATGCGGCTCGAACGCACCATCCGCCCGCCACTGGCGGCGCCGTTCGATTGGGTGCTGTCGATCGACCCGGGCGCGATCGTGGTCACCGGGTCCGTGCCGGATGCGGGCGTGCGGACAGAGCTTGCCGCCGCCCTGGCGCCGGCCGCCGGCGGGCGCAACCTGAAGGACGAGACCCGGATTGCCGATGGCGCGCCGCCGGCCTTCGCCGAGGCGGTGCGCTTCGCCGCTGAGCTGGCGCCCCGGCTGGCGCGCGGCCGGATCACCCTGTCCGAACGCAATCTGAGCATCGACGGCCAAAGCCTCGATCCGGACGCCTTCGAGGCCTTGCGCAACGCGGTCAACGGGCCCCTGCCGGCAGACTTCCGGCTGCTCCGCTTCTCGGTCAATGCGCCGGTCGTGTCGCCCTATACGTGGCAGATGACCCGGTCGGGCGGCGAGATCCGGCTGACCGGCTATGTTCCGACCGAGGCCCTGCGCCGGGATCTGCTGGCCGCCGCCGGGCAGGTCGCCGGCGCGCGTGTCGTCGACGACCTGCAGGTCGGTGACGGGGCGCCGGATCGCTTCGCCGAACTCGCCCGCACCATGACGGCCCAGGCCGCCCGGCTGGAGGTCGGCACCGTCGCACTCCGCGACACCGCGATATCGGTCGACGCCACCGCGGCGACGCCGGAGGGCTATGCGGCGGTGCTGCAGGATCTCGGCGGCTGGCTGCCGGGCGGCGCGAAGGCCAGGCTCGACCTGAAGCCGGCGCGCGTCGCGCCTTACGTCTGGAACGCCAAGGTCGAGCGCTGGGTGGTTCGCCTGACCGGCTTCGTGCCCTCCGACGAGGAGCGCAAGCGGGTGATCGAAGGCCTGAAGGCGAGCCTGCCGCGCGGCATCGAAATCCGCGACGACACGCGGATCGCAGCCGGCGCCGGCCCGGATTTCGAGGCTGCGCTGCGCTTCGCGATCCGGCGGGCCGGCGAACTGGCCGACGGTACGCTGTCGATCTCGGATGCCAGCGTGAAAGTCACCGGGACGGCGCGCAATGCCGACAGCTTCCGCGCCTATAACGAGGCGATCCGCGTCGCCGCCTTGCCCGACGGTGTGCTGCTCGACAGCAATGTCGAGGCGCCGCGCGGTTCCGACAAGGCTCCGACCCCGGCGCCTGTGCGGACCGAACGGCCGGCCGTGGACCCGCGACCATCAAGCGAACCGCGCCCGACGCCTGACCGACAGCCTGCCGATCGCCAGGTCTACGACCGGCCGCCGGGCGTCGATCCGCGCCTTGTCCGGCCGAACGGACCGACGCCGCCGGCCGGAATCGGTGCCCGTCCAGCGCCGCCTCCGCCCGGCGGCGCGCGTCCGGGCGGCCCTCCCCCGGGCGAGGGGCCCTTCTACTGCTTCTTCAACCGTTGCTGA
- a CDS encoding LysR family transcriptional regulator — protein sequence MRYVTLKQLRSLEAVVRSGSFAGAADLLHVTPPAVTVQMRQLEEAAGLPLVERLADGIRLTSAGREVLATVERIELALTDCIQALDEMRNAGRGEVAVGVISTAKYFAPRALAEFRRRYPGLTLKLFIGNRSEIIEQLRAGRVDVAIMGRPPEDLAVSQWPIGAHPHVIIAAPDHPLAQARDLSPADLAGESFLLREPGSGTRGLMERLFAANGVQPNIGFEIGSNETIKQAVMAGLGIAFISAHTIAAELKDGRLVTLDVAGLPILREWYVVHLRDRRLLPAPRALADFLAEEGAHYLPHPPGLAA from the coding sequence ATGCGCTATGTCACGCTGAAGCAATTGCGATCGCTGGAGGCGGTGGTGCGTTCGGGCTCCTTTGCCGGAGCGGCCGACCTGCTCCATGTCACGCCGCCGGCCGTGACCGTGCAGATGCGCCAGCTCGAGGAGGCGGCCGGCCTGCCGCTGGTCGAGCGCCTCGCCGACGGCATCCGGCTGACCTCGGCCGGCCGCGAGGTGCTGGCGACGGTGGAGCGGATCGAGCTGGCGCTGACCGACTGCATCCAGGCGCTCGATGAGATGCGCAATGCCGGACGCGGCGAGGTCGCCGTCGGGGTCATCTCTACGGCCAAGTATTTCGCGCCGCGCGCGCTCGCCGAATTCCGCCGCCGCTATCCCGGGCTGACGCTGAAGCTGTTCATCGGCAATCGCAGCGAGATCATCGAGCAGCTTCGCGCCGGCCGGGTCGATGTCGCGATCATGGGGCGGCCGCCCGAGGATCTGGCGGTCAGCCAATGGCCGATCGGCGCGCATCCGCATGTCATCATCGCCGCGCCGGATCACCCGCTGGCGCAAGCGCGCGACCTGTCGCCGGCTGATCTCGCGGGCGAATCGTTCCTTCTGCGCGAGCCGGGTTCGGGCACGCGCGGGCTGATGGAGCGCCTCTTCGCCGCCAACGGCGTGCAGCCGAATATCGGTTTCGAGATCGGCTCCAATGAGACGATCAAGCAGGCCGTCATGGCCGGCCTCGGCATTGCCTTCATTTCCGCCCATACGATCGCGGCGGAACTGAAGGACGGCCGGCTGGTGACGCTCGACGTGGCCGGCCTGCCGATTCTGAGGGAATGGTACGTGGTCCACCTGCGCGACCGCAGGCTGCTCCCGGCACCGCGCGCATTGGCCGATTTCCTGGCGGAAGAAGGCGCACACTACCTGCCGCACCCGCCCGGGCTCGCGGCCTAG
- a CDS encoding ribulose bisphosphate carboxylase small subunit: MHMTLGAFAFLPDLTEEQICRQIDYCIANDWTVAIEFAAEVQNRDTTWETWGVPMFDVRDAKAVLAEIRACREAHPKHFIRISAFDPSRGWETVRLSFIINRPRAEPVVRFDRSESQFRALRHRAQPQPERRAMGGRF; encoded by the coding sequence ATGCACATGACCCTCGGCGCCTTCGCGTTTCTGCCCGATCTGACGGAAGAGCAGATCTGCCGGCAGATCGACTATTGCATCGCGAACGACTGGACCGTGGCGATCGAATTCGCCGCGGAGGTCCAGAATCGCGACACGACCTGGGAAACCTGGGGCGTGCCGATGTTCGACGTGCGCGACGCCAAGGCGGTGCTGGCCGAAATCCGTGCCTGCCGGGAGGCGCATCCGAAGCACTTTATCCGGATCAGCGCCTTCGACCCGAGCCGCGGCTGGGAGACGGTGCGCCTGTCCTTCATCATCAACCGCCCGCGCGCCGAACCGGTCGTCCGCTTCGACCGCAGCGAATCCCAGTTCCGCGCCCTGCGCCACCGCGCCCAGCCCCAACCGGAACGGCGTGCGATGGGCGGGCGGTTCTGA